TGGGTGTTTGTGCAAATATAATTGAATTGTAATTATTTATTCTCTTATCAAAACCTCTTTAAGCTTCCTTCTTGTTTATTAAATATACGCCAACCAAAATTACACTCATACCTAAGTAATGCCAAATTGAAATCAATTCACCGTCAAAAAGACCGGCAACAGTTGCCACTATTGGAATAAGATAAGTAACAGAGGATGCGAAAACAGGTGATGATATTTGTAGCATATAGTTAAAAAGCACTAAAGCTAAGGAGGTATTCACTCCTGCCAGACATATAAGGTAATAAAGCACTACTCTATTTTCTGGAGCTAATATTTTAGTATAAAAATCTGTAAAGGATAATACCACCATCGCCAGTATTCCTACAAAGAAAAAAGCAACAGCAGTCATTTGAAGCGGTTTCAACTCTCCCAAATACTTACTGACAATATTCACATTAAAGCCATACATCAAAGTGGCCGACATTGCTAAAAGTGCATAGGGATTTGCGAAGTTCACACCTTCTGAGCTTCCGGTAAAAACCAAAATAAGGCTTCCAGTGAAACCAACAATAATCCCAATGATTTGAAACTTCTTAATTCTAGAAGCAAAGAAAAGAGCTCCTATAATAAGAACGAAAATAGGTGTGGTAGAATTAAGCGTACCCGCCAATGAACTATTAAGCTTACTCCCTACAAATGAAAAAATAAAAGCAGGGAACAAATTACCTAATAAACCTATTCCAATTAGCCACTTATACTTTTCTTTCGGAATAGTTTTTAAGCCCTTCAAAACCCATGGAATTAAAAATAAAGAAGCGAAGAAAACCCGTCCAGCTCCCAATTCTATGGGAGTCAAAACCACCACTATTTTCTTAATGAATAAAAAAGAGAGTCCCCAAATAATGGCCAGAAAAATAAGGATGGACCAAGAATAAAGCCCATTAGAAGAATTCTGTTTTTCAATCACATTGAAAGATTTTGAGGAATAAATCCGTATAATTAGGGGCAAAAATAGACAAATACATTGATTAGGTTGAGCATATGCAACGCATATTAAATTATCTTACTCCTTATAATTATGTATTTTCATGAAATTTCTCAACCCTAAATAAATCAAAAAACATTCTTATGAAAAAATCTCTCTACCTCTTGGGTGCTTTGGCTTTCACGGCCTGTACCTCAACTCAAGAAAACACGGAAGAAACTACAACTGAAATAGCCGAAGTAGCCGTCATTGATAGTAAAACTGTTAAGACTTTAGAAATAGGCTCACAAGCTCCCGATTTCAAATTAATGGGCGTTGATGATAAAGAGTATACTTTAGAAAGTTTTGAAGATGCTGATCTTCTAGCCGTACTATTTACTTGCAATCACTGCCCTACCGCTCAGGCTTATGAAAGTCGTGTAAAAAAATACGTATCAGATTACAAAGACAAAGGAGTTCAACTGGTAGCTATTAGCCCAAATGCTGATAAGGCAGTTCTTTTTAATGAACTAGGCTATACTGATGTAAATGATAGTTTTGAAGATATGCAGTACCGTGCAAAAGACCAAAACTTCAACTTCCCTTATTTATATGATGGTGCTACCCAAGAAATAACGGCCAAATATGGCCCAATAGCTACGCCACACGTTTTCTTATTTGATAAGGACAGAAAACTTCAATATGTAGGGAGAATAGATGACGATGAGCACATTGGAAAAGAAAAAGTACTCAACCTTAGAATAGCAACGGATGCTCTTTTGACTGGTAATACTCCAGATCCTGCGGTAACTAAGACTTTTGGCTGCTCCATTAAATGGATGGAGAAGGCAAAGAATAAGGCCAAAGAAATTGAAGATTGGTCAAAAGAGCCAGTAAGTCTTGAAAAAGCAAACCTTGCCAAGCTTGGAGAAGTTATGGCAAACAAGGGCACCGGAAACTATAGATTGGTAAACGTATGGGCTACATGGTGTGGACCTTGCGTGGCAGAATTTCAAGGCTTGACCGAATCTTACAAAATGTATAGAGAACGAAATTTCGAATTTGTAACAGTTTCTAACGACGAAGCTGACAACTATGACAACACGCTAAAATTCTTGAAAAAGAAATTAGCTACAGACACAAATTATATTCTGGAAGAAGGCGTAAATAAATATGACATGATTGAAGCCATTGACCCTGAGTGGCAAGGTGCTTTACCATATACTGTTCTTATTTCCCC
This sequence is a window from Arcticibacterium luteifluviistationis. Protein-coding genes within it:
- a CDS encoding DMT family transporter; this encodes MIEKQNSSNGLYSWSILIFLAIIWGLSFLFIKKIVVVLTPIELGAGRVFFASLFLIPWVLKGLKTIPKEKYKWLIGIGLLGNLFPAFIFSFVGSKLNSSLAGTLNSTTPIFVLIIGALFFASRIKKFQIIGIIVGFTGSLILVFTGSSEGVNFANPYALLAMSATLMYGFNVNIVSKYLGELKPLQMTAVAFFFVGILAMVVLSFTDFYTKILAPENRVVLYYLICLAGVNTSLALVLFNYMLQISSPVFASSVTYLIPIVATVAGLFDGELISIWHYLGMSVILVGVYLINKKEA
- a CDS encoding redoxin domain-containing protein, whose translation is MKKSLYLLGALAFTACTSTQENTEETTTEIAEVAVIDSKTVKTLEIGSQAPDFKLMGVDDKEYTLESFEDADLLAVLFTCNHCPTAQAYESRVKKYVSDYKDKGVQLVAISPNADKAVLFNELGYTDVNDSFEDMQYRAKDQNFNFPYLYDGATQEITAKYGPIATPHVFLFDKDRKLQYVGRIDDDEHIGKEKVLNLRIATDALLTGNTPDPAVTKTFGCSIKWMEKAKNKAKEIEDWSKEPVSLEKANLAKLGEVMANKGTGNYRLVNVWATWCGPCVAEFQGLTESYKMYRERNFEFVTVSNDEADNYDNTLKFLKKKLATDTNYILEEGVNKYDMIEAIDPEWQGALPYTVLISPEGEKVYSQMGEIDILELRKAIADNIGRYFD